GCACCTCGCCGCTGCTCGGATCCATCAACCGGGTGAGCAGCTTGGCGAAGGTGGTCTTGCCGCTGCCGGTCTCACCCACCACCGCCACCCGGCTCTTCGCCGCGATCTCCAGGTCGACGTCGTGCAGCACCGGCGCGCCGCCCGGGTAGGCGAAGCCCACCCCGGCGAAGCGGATGTCCAACGGCCCCGCCGGCAGGTCCCGGCCCTGCTCGCCCGGGTCGGCCACGTCCGGGGCGACGTCGAGCACGTCCAGCACCCGCCGCCAGCCGGCGATCGCGTTCTGCGCCTCGTTGAGCACCTCGGTGGCGATCTGCACCGGCTGGATGAAGAGCGTCACCAGGAACAGGAACGCGGTGAGCTGACCGATGGACAGGGTGCCGTCCACCCCGAGGGTGACCCCCAGCACGACCACCCCGGCCAGCGCCAGACCGGCCGCCAGCTCCCCCACCGAACTACCCAGCACGCTGATCCGGATGGCCCGCTGCTGGGCCCGGCGCTGGTTCTCGATCGCCTCGTCGAGCCGCCGGGAGGTCCGCCCGGAGATGCCGTACGCCCGGATCACCGGCGCGCCCACCACGCTCTCGCCGATCGTGCCGAGCAGCGTGCCCATCCGTTCCCGGACCACCCCGTACGCGGCGCCGAGGCGGCGCTGCAGCGACCGGATCACCAGCACCGCCGGCAGGAAGGCGGCGAACACCACCAGGGTCAACTGCCAGGAGTACGCCAGCATCACCGCCGTGGTGACCACCAGCTGCCCGAGGTTGACCAGCAGGATCACCCCGCCCCACTGGAGGAACTGGGTGATCTGGTCGACGTCGCTGGTCACCCGGGACACCAGCGAGCCCCGCCGCTCGGACTGCTGGTGCAGCATGGACAGGTCGTGCACGTGCCGGAAGGCCCGGGTCCGGACGTTTGCCAGCGCGGTCTCGCTGACCGTGAAGAGCCGCCGGGTCATCAGGTAGCCGCAGGCGGTGGTGACCACCAGGACGGCCGCGGTCAACGCCACGACGACGGCCACCACGTCGAGGTTCGGCCCGCCCGGGTCGGTCAGCCCCCGGTCGATGCCCTGCTGGACGGCGACCGGCACGGCCACCCGGCCGACCATGTAGACCAGGGCCAGGGCCAGGGTGCCGGCCAGCCCGGTCCGCAGCTCCGGGGAGAGTGCCAGCCCACGGCGGAACGTCCGCCAGGTGGAGTCGCCCACCGGCCGCCCTGCGGTCCTCGCCGTGGTGGTCACCGGTCCGCCTCCACTTCCAGGCCCGAATCGACCGGGATCACCGGGTCGTACCCGGTCGGTGGTGGGTCCACACCACCTGCCTGTTCGCCCTCGGCGTCGGCCTGCTCGTAGGCGGTGACCAGGTCGGCGTACCCGCCGACGGTGGCCAGCAGCTCGGCGTGGGTGCCCCGGGCGACCACCCGGCCCTGCTCCAGGTAGATCACCTCGTCGGCGAGCGCGATGGTGGCCCGCCGGTAGGCCACCACCAGGATCGAGGTGGCCGGGCCGGCCGGCCCGGCGGAGCGCAGCCCGGCCAGGATGGTCGCCTCGACCCGGGGGTCCACCGCGCTGGTGGCGTCGTCGAGCACCAGCAGCCGGGGCCGGCCGGCCAGCGCCCGGGCCAGGGTCAGCCGCTGCCGCTGCCCGCCGGAGAGCGAGGTACCCCGCTCACCGACCATGGTGTCCAGGCCGTCGGGCAGGGCGGCGACGAACCCGTCCGCCTCGGCCAGCCGCAGCGCCGCCCAGACCTGCTCGTCGTCGACGCCGGGCCGGTCCAGGCTGATGTTGGCCCGGACCGTGTCGTCGAAGACGAACGGCACCTGGGCCACCAGCGCGGCCGTCTGGGCCAGCGAGGCGGCGGTGAGGCTCCGCACGTCCACCCCGTCCAGGGTCACCGTGCCGCGCGGCGGGTCGACCAGCCGGACGGCCAGCGAGGCGATGGTGGACTTACCGGCCCCGGTCGGCCCGACCAGGGCCACGGTCCGGCCGGCCGGCACGGTGAAACCCACCTCGCCGAGCACCTGGGCACCGGGCCGGTGCGCCTCGACCGGCTCGTAGGAGAAGTGCACGTCGGCGAAGGTGAGACTGGCCGGGCGCGACTGCGCCGCGTCGAGCGTCACGTCGCCGTACGGCATCTCGCCGGAGGCGTCGAGCACCCGGCGGACCCGGTCCCAGCCGGCGACGCTGCGTGGCAGTTCGGCCAGGACCCACCCGATGGCCCGCACCGGAAAGGCCAGCACGGTGAAAAGGAAGGCCACGCTTACCAGCTCGGCGACGCTGATCGCCTCCTGCCGGAGCCGGATCGTGCCGACCACCAGCACGGCCAGGGTGCCGAGACTGGGCAGGGTCTCCAGCAGCGGGTCGAAGAGCCCGCGCAGCCGACCGACGGAGATCAGCGCGTTGCGCAGCTCACCGGCGCGTTCGGCGAACCGGGCGGTCTCCTGCGCCTCCCGGCCCATCGTCTTGACCACCAGGGCGCCGTCGAAACTCTCGTGGGCGATGCCGCTGACCTCGGCGCGCAGCCGTTGGGCGCGTTGCTGCCGGGGCGCCATCCGCCGGGAGTAGACCACGTTGAGCGCGAACAGGGCGGGAAACACGGCCAGGCCGACCAGGGCCAGCGCCCAGTCGGTGAGGAACAGCGATCCGATCGCACCGACCAGCATCACCAACGTGCCGACGGCGAACGGCAGCGGCGCGATCGGGTACCAGGCGGCCTCGACGTCGGAGTTGGCGTTGGACAGCAACGTGCCGGTGGCGTTGCGGTGGTGCCAGGCCAGTGGCAGGTCCAGGTAGCGGCGGGTCACCCGGCGGCGGTAGGCGGCCTGGAGCCGGAACTGCATGAACCCGGCACCGAGCCGCCGGCCGAAGATCCCCACCACCCGCAGCACACTGATGCCGAACAGGGCCGCCGCCGCGAGGGCCAACACGCCCAGCCCCACCGATCCGGCCGAGATCGCCGGCACCACCACGTCACCGACCACCGCGCCGACCACGAAGGCGCTGGCGATCACCATCACGCCGAACAGCACGCTACCGGCGACCGCCACCGCGAAGATCCGCGGTTGTTCCCGGATCGCCAGACCGAGGACGGAGAGTCCCCGCAAGAGCACGTCCCGACTCGTCCTGCTCGCCACGCTTCCCCCGCCGTAAGTTGCCCGTCTGCCTACTCATCCTTACCGTTCGCCGCCACCTCCGCCGACCCGCCAGGATATGTCCACCATCACGCCCGAACCGGTAGGCCGAGCGGCCCACTCGCCGCGCCGGGGGGCGCCGGCGGGCCTACGATCAGGCCATGCCTCGGTACGCCCGATCGGAGCGCTTGGCGCTCGCCGACCTCTTTCTCGCCGTGGGCCCGGACGCGCCCACCCTCAACGAGGGGTGGACGACCCGGGACCTGGCCGCCCACCTGATCGTGCGGGAGCGCCGCCCGGACGCCGGCGCCGGCATCGTGCTGCCGCCGTTGGCCGGGTACGCCGAGCGGGTCCGCCGCCGGATCGCCGCGCGGGACTGGGCCGCCCTGGTCGGGCAGGTCCGTCGGCCACCGCTGTGGAGCCCGCTGAGCAACCCACTGGTCGACGAGGCGGCCAACCTGATGGAGTTCTTCATCCACCACGAGGACGTCCGCCGGGCGGTGCCGGACTGGCAGCCGCGGGAGTTGCCGGCCGGGTTGACGGCGGGGCTGTGGCGGCGGGTCGGGCCGGTGGCCCGGTTGGCGCTGCGCCGGTTCCCGGCCCGGGTGCTCATCGAGGCACCGGGGCACGGTGAGGTCGGCAGCGGTCGCGGTGGCGAGCAGCTCCGGGTGGTGGGCGACCCGGGAGAGCTGCTGCTCTTCCTCTCCGGTCGGCAGCCGGCGGCCCGGGTCCACCTGGACGGCCCGCCGGCGGTCGCCGAACGGCTGCGCACCGCCGCGCTCGGCTTCTGAGCAGCCGGTCGGGCCCCGGCGGGGGTGGTCGATGGCGGGTGCAGGCAATACGCTTCGGTAACCGCACCCCGACGTGACCTCGGTCACGCCTCCACCCCCAAAGGCGGCTACCACGATGGCTCTCGACGTACCGTACCGCTCCATCCCCGACATGTTCCTCAAGCGGGTCGCCGCCTCCGGCGACCGCCACGCCTTCGGCCACCCCTCCGCCGACGACTCGGGCCCGGTCTGGCTGACCTGGGAACAGGTCGGCCGGCGCGCCAAGGCGGTCGCCGCCGGCCTGCAGGGCCTCGGCCTCGGCCCGGAGGAGCCGGTGGCCATCCTGGCCAACACCCGGCTCGAATGGGTGCTCGCCGACCTCGGCATCATGTGCGCCGGCGGCGCGACCACCACCGTCTACCCGACCACCGAGCCGGACGACACGGTCTACATCCTCGCCGACTCCGCGTCCCGGGTGCTGTTCGCCGAGAACCCGGCCCAGGCCGCCAAGATCACCGGCGCGAGCCTGCCGGCGCTTACCCACGTGGTGCTCATCGACGGTGCCGCCGACCCCGCCGCGGCCGTCCCCCAGCTCACCCTCGCCGAACTGGAGGAGCAGGGCAGCCGGGCGCTGGCCGCCGATCCCGACCTGATCGAACGGACGGTGGCCGGCATCGGGCCGGACCACCTGGCCACCCTGATCTACACCTCGGGCACCACCGGCCGCCCCAAGGGCGTCGAGCTGCTGCACGGCGGCTGGTGCTGGGAGGGCGTGGTCCAGGCCGACACCGGCCTGCTACGCGGCGACGACCTGCACTACCTGTGGTTGCCGCTGTCGCACTCCTTCGGCAAGACGCTGCTCTGCGGCGGGATCCACGTCGGCCTGCCCACCTACGTCGACGGCCGGGTGGACAAGCTGGTCGAACTGCTGGGCGTGGTGCGCCCGACGCTGATGTGCGGGGCTCCCCGGGTCTTCGAGAAGGTCTACAACAAGGCGGTCACCACCGCCCAGAGCGCCGGCGGGGCGAAGGCGAAGATCTTCGCCTGGGGGGTGCGGATCGGCCGGGAGAAGGTCGCGCTGGAACAGGCCGGCCGGCCGGTGCCGGGTGGCCTGAAACTGAAGTACACGCTGGCCGAGAAGCTGGTCTTCAGCAAGCTCCAGGCCCGCCTCGGCGGTCGGATCCGGGTGCTGGTCTCCGGCTCGGCCCCGCTGAGTCAGGAGATCTCCAGCTTCTTCGCCGCCGCGAACCTGCCCATCTCCGAGGGGTACGGGCTCACCGAGACCAGCGCCGGCAACTTCGTCAACCGGCCGGGCAAACTGCGCATCGGCACCGTCGGGCCGGCCATGGGCGACCTGGAGTGCCGGATCGACACCGACGGCGAGATCCTGCTACGCGGCCGACCGGTGATGCGCGGGTACCACAACCTCCCGGAGGAGACCGCCGCCGCGTTCACCGACGACGGCTTCTTCCGTACCGGCGACATCGGCAGCCTGGACGACGACGGCTACCTGCGGATCACCGACCGGAAGAAGGACCTGGTCAAGACCTCCGGCGGCAAGTACGTCGCGCCCTCGCACATCGAGGGGATGTTCAAGGCGATCTGCCCGTACACCTCGCAGGCGATCGTCGTCGGTCAGGCCCGCAACTACTGCACCATGCTGGTCACCCTGGACCCGGACGCGATCGCCGGCTGGGCCGCCGGCGGCCCGCTGGAGGGCCGTCCGTACGCCGAGGTCGTCACCTCGCCGCAGGCGCGGGCCATGGTCGAGGAACACGTCGCGCAGCTCAACACCAAGCTGAACCGGTGGGAGACGATCAAGAAGGTCACCATCCTGTCCCGCGACCTGACCATCGAGGACGGCGAGATGACCCCGTCCATGAAGATCAAGCGGCGCGGGGTGGAGACCAACTTCGCCGCCGAGATCGACAAGATGTACGAGGGCAGCCTCGCCGAGCTGTGAGCACCGCGTACCCGCGCCGGCCGGGTCCCGACCACGACGGGACCCGGCCGGCGGTGTGTCTCCCGGCGGCCGGTCACAGGTGTTCCCGGCGCCACCTGCTCGCCTCGTGCTCGGCCGCCACCTCCTGCGCCAGCGCCAACCGGCGGACCTCGCGCCGACGCCGCCCCTCGCCCCGGGTGCCCAGTACCACCAGCCCGACGCAGACCAGCGCCAACAGCACCAGCGCGGCCAGCGCCGGGATCCGGGCGGCCACCGGCGAGAGCAGCGCCAGCACGGCCACCGCGACCAGGGAACGCCAGCGCAGGATCCGCACCGCCCGCAGGCCACAGCCGACCAGGCCGAGCAGGTAGAGGCCGACCCCGCCGTAGAGGACCAGGATCCAGAACCCGCCCAACGGTTCGCCCCACGGCGGGCTGGTCGGGTCCGCCGTCTCGACGAGCAGGTCCTTGATGCCCAGGGCGAAGAGAATGATGCCGGTGACCAGCGGCAGGTGCCCGAAGGTGTACGCGTCGCGGGCCAGCCGCCCCCGCCGGGCCGGGTCGCGGGCGCGGTGCAGGGCCTGCTCCATGGCGAAGGCCAGGGTGTCGAAGTACGCCCACCAGAGGGCGGCGGCCACCGCGATGCCGGTCACCGCGGCGATCACCACCGGCCAGGTCAACGGAAGCTGGTCGACGACGAACCGCTGGCCGAGCCCCAACGCGATGATCGACTCGCCGAGGGCGACCAACACGATCTGGGCGTGCCGCTCCGCCCAGTGCCCGGCCGACACCACCACCCAGTACGCCCGGCCGAGCGCCACGCCCGCCCCGTACTCCAGGGCGAGCGCGCCGGTCCAGAGGCCCAGTTGCAGCGCCGTGGCCGCCCCGCCGGAGTCGATCCTGGGCGGCAGCAGCGCGGCGGTGACCAGCAGCAGCGCCGCGACCACCGGCAGCACGGCCAACAGCGCCCAGCGGCGCAGCCGCTCCGGGTCACCGCGCGCCACCCAGCCGAAGATCGCCAACTGCGCGGCCCTGACCAGCAGGTAGCAGGTGGCGAAGACCAACGGACCGTTCAACCCGCCCGGTACGTCCTCGAACGCGCCGGGCATGCTCAGCGCGAGCAGGAAGGTGGCGGCGACGGTGACGAACCCGACCAGCGGCAGGATGCCCTGGTCGGCCCGGACGGCGTTGCCGAGCCCGGCGAACCCGGTCCAGCACCACCAGAGCAGCCCCACCACCAGCAGGCACCGGTACAGGTTCGCCGCGCCCGGGTGGTACCCGGTCAGCGTGGTGACATTGAGGAAGGCGAAGACGAAGACCAGGTCGTAGAAGAGTTCCAGCCGGGTCACCCGGGAACCCGGCGCACCCCAGCTGACCGGTGCAGACCGGGTGCCCTCGCCCACCCGGGCAGTCTCCCAGCCCACCGGTGCGCCCCGGAGGCGATCGGGGCGAAACGGCACCGGTCAGGCGATGACCACCGGTTCCCGCCAGCCGGGCCGGCCGACGCGGTCGAGGTCGTACCGGACCGTCGCGATCCGCCCGACGGCCTCGACCAGGTCGGCTGCGGGCAGCGTGAACGGCAGCCGCAGGAACCGCTCCAGGGTGCCGTCCAGCCCGAACCGGGGGCCAGGGGCCAGGCGTACCCCGACGTCCTCGGCGGCGCGGGCCAGCGCGCTGGAGATCGGCCCGTCCAGCTCCGCCCAGAGGGTCACCCCACCGCGCGGCACGGTAACCCGCCACTCCGGCAGCCGGGCCGCCACCGCGTCGAGCAGGACGTCGCGCTGGGCGGTGAGCTGACGCTGGCGGGCCGCCACGATGGTCGCGGCGTCGGCGAGCAGGTGGACCGCGACGAGCTGGTCCAGCACCGGACTGGCCATGTCCCCCCCGACCCGGGCCGCCGCCAGCCGCTGCACCTGCGGGGCGGACGCCCGGACCCAGCCGATCCGCAGCCCTCCCCAGTACGGCTTGCTCATCCCGCCGATGGAGATCACCCTGGAGTGCCGGTCGAAGGCGGCGGTGGGCGGCGGCAGCCGGGTGCCGTCCAGCGGCAGATCCACGAAGGACTCGTCGACCACCAGGTCGGTGCCGATGGTGTGCGCCGTGGCGACCAGTCGTTCCCGCAGGTCGGCCGGCATCAGATGACCGGTCGGGTTGTGGAACTCGGGGATCAGGTAGGCAAGCTTGGGGCGGCTCTGCCGCAGGCTGCCCAGCAGCAGGTCGCCGTCCCAGCCGGCGTCGGTGGCCAGGCCGTGGGTGGTGATCCGGGCCCGCCGCGCCGCCAGCGCGGCCAACCCGTTGGGGTACGTCGGTGACTCGACTAGCACCGGCCCGCCGGGTGTCAACATCAGCCGCAACACCAGGTCCAGCGCGTGCTGGGTGCCGCTGGTGACCATGATCTGCTCGGCCCGGGTGGGCAGCCCGCGCGCGGTGTACCCCTGGGCGACCGCCTCCCGCAGCTCGATGATCCCGGTCGGGTGGTAGCCGGCGTCACCCAGGTAGCGGGGCAGGTCCTCGGCGGCGGCCCGGGCGGCCGGCACCAGCTGCGGCGGCGCGGCGAGCGCGGCGACCCCGAGGTCGATCATGTCCCGGTCGTCCAGCGGGGTCCAGAGTCCGGAGCTGGCCACCCGGTGGGTGCCGGGCAGCATGGTCCAGCTGCCGGCGCCCCGCCGGCTGGCCAGGTGGCCGGTCTCCCGCAGTTGCCGGTACGCCGCGCTGACCGTGGTACGGCTGATCCGCAGCGCCTCCGCGAGGTCCCGTTCGGCAGGCAGGCGTACCCCCAGGGGTAGCCGACCGTCGGCGAGCAGACCCCGGACGGCGGCGGCGAGCGCGGCGTAGTCCGGGCTGCGCCGACGGCCGGGCAGGGCGTGCCACTGCCCGAGCAGGCGGGCCAACTGGCCTCCCCTGACCTGGGTCGTCACCGGCCACCCCCCGGATATTGGCTCTTTCTCCCGCACAATTGGCTTCTAGAGTGGCACGCATGGCAGCAACTGGCAATTTCCGGTACCGGCCGGTCCGCCGACTCACCCAGCTCTATCTCGGCCTGGTGCTCTACGGCACCAGCATGGCCATGATGCTCCGCTCCGACCTCGGCCTGAACCCGTGGGACGTCTTCCACCAGGGGCTCAGCCGGGTATCCGGAATGTCGATCGGCACCGCCACCATCGTGACCGGGGTGGCCGTGCTGCTGCTCTGGATCCCGTTGCGGCTACGCCCCGGGCTCGGCACGGTGAGCAACGTCCTGGTGATCGGCCTGGTGGTGGACGGCGCGCTGGCGCTGATCCCCACCGACCTGCCGCTGGCCGTCCGGATCGGGCTGCTGGTCACCGGCATCGTCGGCAACGGCCTGGCCACCGGTCTCTACCTGGGCGCCCGGTTCGGTCCGGGACCCCGCGACGGCCTGATGACCGGGTACGCCGCCCGCCGCCCGGGCCGCTCGGTCCGGCTGGTCCGTACCGTCATCGAGATCGCCGTGCTGGCCCTGGGTTGGCTGCTCGGCGGCACCGTCGGCCTCGGCACCGTCGCCTACGCGCTCGCCATCGGCCCGCTCGCCCAGTTCTTCATCCCGATCTGCACCGTCGCGCCCCCGCCCGAGCCCACCACCGG
Above is a window of Micromonospora yangpuensis DNA encoding:
- a CDS encoding ABC transporter ATP-binding protein codes for the protein MTTTARTAGRPVGDSTWRTFRRGLALSPELRTGLAGTLALALVYMVGRVAVPVAVQQGIDRGLTDPGGPNLDVVAVVVALTAAVLVVTTACGYLMTRRLFTVSETALANVRTRAFRHVHDLSMLHQQSERRGSLVSRVTSDVDQITQFLQWGGVILLVNLGQLVVTTAVMLAYSWQLTLVVFAAFLPAVLVIRSLQRRLGAAYGVVRERMGTLLGTIGESVVGAPVIRAYGISGRTSRRLDEAIENQRRAQQRAIRISVLGSSVGELAAGLALAGVVVLGVTLGVDGTLSIGQLTAFLFLVTLFIQPVQIATEVLNEAQNAIAGWRRVLDVLDVAPDVADPGEQGRDLPAGPLDIRFAGVGFAYPGGAPVLHDVDLEIAAKSRVAVVGETGSGKTTFAKLLTRLMDPSSGEVLLSGVPLRRVRFASLRSRVVMVPQDGFLFDATVGQNVRFARPELSDDQLTAAFTELGLADWLEGLPAGLDTPVGERGEALSVGERQLVALARAYVADPDLLVLDEATSAVDPATEVRLQRTLDAVTRGRTTLAIAHRLSTAQAADEVIVVDKGRIVQRGPHDELLREPGSVYALLYASWLEQTR
- a CDS encoding AMP-dependent synthetase/ligase; the protein is MALDVPYRSIPDMFLKRVAASGDRHAFGHPSADDSGPVWLTWEQVGRRAKAVAAGLQGLGLGPEEPVAILANTRLEWVLADLGIMCAGGATTTVYPTTEPDDTVYILADSASRVLFAENPAQAAKITGASLPALTHVVLIDGAADPAAAVPQLTLAELEEQGSRALAADPDLIERTVAGIGPDHLATLIYTSGTTGRPKGVELLHGGWCWEGVVQADTGLLRGDDLHYLWLPLSHSFGKTLLCGGIHVGLPTYVDGRVDKLVELLGVVRPTLMCGAPRVFEKVYNKAVTTAQSAGGAKAKIFAWGVRIGREKVALEQAGRPVPGGLKLKYTLAEKLVFSKLQARLGGRIRVLVSGSAPLSQEISSFFAAANLPISEGYGLTETSAGNFVNRPGKLRIGTVGPAMGDLECRIDTDGEILLRGRPVMRGYHNLPEETAAAFTDDGFFRTGDIGSLDDDGYLRITDRKKDLVKTSGGKYVAPSHIEGMFKAICPYTSQAIVVGQARNYCTMLVTLDPDAIAGWAAGGPLEGRPYAEVVTSPQARAMVEEHVAQLNTKLNRWETIKKVTILSRDLTIEDGEMTPSMKIKRRGVETNFAAEIDKMYEGSLAEL
- a CDS encoding YczE/YyaS/YitT family protein, which codes for MAATGNFRYRPVRRLTQLYLGLVLYGTSMAMMLRSDLGLNPWDVFHQGLSRVSGMSIGTATIVTGVAVLLLWIPLRLRPGLGTVSNVLVIGLVVDGALALIPTDLPLAVRIGLLVTGIVGNGLATGLYLGARFGPGPRDGLMTGYAARRPGRSVRLVRTVIEIAVLALGWLLGGTVGLGTVAYALAIGPLAQFFIPICTVAPPPEPTTGPTAQPERAVPAG
- a CDS encoding TIGR03085 family metal-binding protein; the encoded protein is MPRYARSERLALADLFLAVGPDAPTLNEGWTTRDLAAHLIVRERRPDAGAGIVLPPLAGYAERVRRRIAARDWAALVGQVRRPPLWSPLSNPLVDEAANLMEFFIHHEDVRRAVPDWQPRELPAGLTAGLWRRVGPVARLALRRFPARVLIEAPGHGEVGSGRGGEQLRVVGDPGELLLFLSGRQPAARVHLDGPPAVAERLRTAALGF
- a CDS encoding PLP-dependent aminotransferase family protein, with the translated sequence MTTQVRGGQLARLLGQWHALPGRRRSPDYAALAAAVRGLLADGRLPLGVRLPAERDLAEALRISRTTVSAAYRQLRETGHLASRRGAGSWTMLPGTHRVASSGLWTPLDDRDMIDLGVAALAAPPQLVPAARAAAEDLPRYLGDAGYHPTGIIELREAVAQGYTARGLPTRAEQIMVTSGTQHALDLVLRLMLTPGGPVLVESPTYPNGLAALAARRARITTHGLATDAGWDGDLLLGSLRQSRPKLAYLIPEFHNPTGHLMPADLRERLVATAHTIGTDLVVDESFVDLPLDGTRLPPPTAAFDRHSRVISIGGMSKPYWGGLRIGWVRASAPQVQRLAAARVGGDMASPVLDQLVAVHLLADAATIVAARQRQLTAQRDVLLDAVAARLPEWRVTVPRGGVTLWAELDGPISSALARAAEDVGVRLAPGPRFGLDGTLERFLRLPFTLPAADLVEAVGRIATVRYDLDRVGRPGWREPVVIA
- a CDS encoding low temperature requirement protein A — translated: MGEGTRSAPVSWGAPGSRVTRLELFYDLVFVFAFLNVTTLTGYHPGAANLYRCLLVVGLLWWCWTGFAGLGNAVRADQGILPLVGFVTVAATFLLALSMPGAFEDVPGGLNGPLVFATCYLLVRAAQLAIFGWVARGDPERLRRWALLAVLPVVAALLLVTAALLPPRIDSGGAATALQLGLWTGALALEYGAGVALGRAYWVVVSAGHWAERHAQIVLVALGESIIALGLGQRFVVDQLPLTWPVVIAAVTGIAVAAALWWAYFDTLAFAMEQALHRARDPARRGRLARDAYTFGHLPLVTGIILFALGIKDLLVETADPTSPPWGEPLGGFWILVLYGGVGLYLLGLVGCGLRAVRILRWRSLVAVAVLALLSPVAARIPALAALVLLALVCVGLVVLGTRGEGRRRREVRRLALAQEVAAEHEASRWRREHL
- a CDS encoding ABC transporter ATP-binding protein — its product is MASRTSRDVLLRGLSVLGLAIREQPRIFAVAVAGSVLFGVMVIASAFVVGAVVGDVVVPAISAGSVGLGVLALAAAALFGISVLRVVGIFGRRLGAGFMQFRLQAAYRRRVTRRYLDLPLAWHHRNATGTLLSNANSDVEAAWYPIAPLPFAVGTLVMLVGAIGSLFLTDWALALVGLAVFPALFALNVVYSRRMAPRQQRAQRLRAEVSGIAHESFDGALVVKTMGREAQETARFAERAGELRNALISVGRLRGLFDPLLETLPSLGTLAVLVVGTIRLRQEAISVAELVSVAFLFTVLAFPVRAIGWVLAELPRSVAGWDRVRRVLDASGEMPYGDVTLDAAQSRPASLTFADVHFSYEPVEAHRPGAQVLGEVGFTVPAGRTVALVGPTGAGKSTIASLAVRLVDPPRGTVTLDGVDVRSLTAASLAQTAALVAQVPFVFDDTVRANISLDRPGVDDEQVWAALRLAEADGFVAALPDGLDTMVGERGTSLSGGQRQRLTLARALAGRPRLLVLDDATSAVDPRVEATILAGLRSAGPAGPATSILVVAYRRATIALADEVIYLEQGRVVARGTHAELLATVGGYADLVTAYEQADAEGEQAGGVDPPPTGYDPVIPVDSGLEVEADR